Genomic segment of Populus trichocarpa isolate Nisqually-1 chromosome 12, P.trichocarpa_v4.1, whole genome shotgun sequence:
TCTATAATTCCCTGAGCTTACATATAAAATGTTAGAAACATTCTATAATTTGtgacacaaaaaaataacatcgtGTATAAAATTCTTCCAATAAATTTTAGTAGATATGCTAAGATATGATATCACTTTCCTAAACCTAGCTACGTATATTTATAATCTTTATATTAAActcatctttcattttaatactaaataaaaaaaaacacaattaagcTTTTTACCACCCAATGAAAGGATTAAAACACCAAAGCATATCTTCgcataatcaaatataaatgctAGCTAAGCTTTTCCGTGCACCGTTGGACATGCTATACCATGTCATGGTCAATTGTCATATTGCTTATCTGCTGGTCTTCAACTTAAATGACAAGTCGTCTGTTAAAAAAGACAGCCCTCCAATTCCATAAAATATCTTGAGAAAGCCCATTACCTAATCCAAGAGGCCCAAAATTTcagtccataaaaaaaaattaaaagaaataaagaaataaagttgCCTCCTCTTAAAAACCCTCTCCTCTTCCCAGTCTGCCTCTTATCCTCAAACCCCTCTGAACCCCCTCCACTCCTCTCCTCTTCCAGCTCTCCCCTCctctctctatttctctctcaaaatgTCTGCTGCATCTGCTTTCACCTTCAAGCCCCTCTTAATGGCAGAAACATGCCTCTGTTCACTCCCTTCGACTTTCGCTTCGAAACCCCCACTTAAATCTCTCCCTATTTCACAAAGACCCAGCAAGCTCCAACTCTCATACTCCCACTCTTTATCACCTTTCTCtctaaaacccaaaacccatcTCTCCTTAACAATCCCGTTTGTAACTCAGACCTCGGATTGGGCTcaacaaggagaagaagacaacaCCACTATCACTTTAACTGAATCGGAGCAAGAAGAACAAGGAGAATCCAATTGGGTAAATGAAGAAAGTAATGATTTTGAAGGTAAAGTACCTGAATGGGAGGCTGAAGGAGAGGATGCAGCTGCTACCGAAGCTATTAGAGGTGAAGGAGAGAGTGGTGACGAGGAGGGATTTGTAGAGCCACCAGAGGAAGCTAAGATTTTTGTAGGGAACTTGCCATATGATGTTGACAGTGAGAAGTTGGCTATGTTGTTTGAACAAGCTGGAACTGTTGAGATTGCTGAGGTAAATAAATGCACttgcttttttgtgttttagagTGTTTCAAGGGTTTTATGGAGGTTTTGTTTTGTGGTGTTGTAGGTTATTTACAACAGGGAAACTGATACAAGTCGTGGGTTTGGGTTTGTGACGATGAGTACTGTTGAAGAATCCGAAAAGGCTGTGGAAATGCTTCATCGTTATGTAAGTTTCTtcctatatttgttttgttgaaaCTTTTGGCTATGTGTGGTTTGGGACgatttaaaactatatataaactTATGATAGTTGCTAGAAATGAGTGAAAGGGAGTAGGCAGAGTGGGAGATGCCGTTTCTATGCCTTTATCgctagaagaagaaagatgctGGATTTTTGGAAGTTTCCTTGCTCTAACTAATTGAGCCACCTGTTAGGTTCGGATGGCTGAGTATTTTGTATAATATGGGAAGAGAAATTCTCTTTTTTGGTTGAGTaatggtacttttttttttcattttgaagataaaattcaCGTGGGGTTCAACTAAAGATGTTAATTATAGGAGATGAAGTTGTTACATTACCTTCAGGAGAGTAGTTGCATTGAGTATTTCTGCTATAGAAAATGGGAATCATATAGCCTTTGATCAAGTTGGAGTAAGGATGTCTGGATGTTCCTCACAGGGTAGAAAGACTTGTTACTAGTAATTGGatagcttttgattttttaagggtGAGGTGTCTGGTTTGCCTCACTGAGTAGAAAAACATGTTACATGTGATGGATAGTCTTGAGGGTCtgagatgatttttatttaatggaatTGGATGGAGAGTGTGAGGGGTTTTCTGAAATGGGCAGCACAGAAAGATATTTTACAAGTGCTGTTTGAACTGTTATTGGTTGCTGAGGTGGGAGTCTCATATGACTGAAATTCAAGCAGTTGCATAAGTAAAGCTAATTTGTGAACAAGAACTGTGGCTGCTTGAGTAGGatgcaacaaaaataaaatctaactgTTTATTAAAGAAACGCAGTTCAATTGCAGCATGTGACATGGTGGTAGGAGCTTCTTGGGTTTGGAAGTGAAAGTAGCAACAGTGAAGAGAGTTGAGTGTGGTGTGTTAGATCATTTGAATATACAATCAGACAGAATGTGGTGATACCCCAAAGCAATGTTGTTTGGCGAGTCCACTTTATGTGCAATTAAGGGTGGTGTACATTGCAAATAATGACCAATTAGTGTGGAGATAGGACATGATAATGCTAATTAGAGATTACAggagtaaaagaaaaatattgttggccacaacctttttttttttgagtttgtcCACTGTTGTCAGTTGGAGCTTGTTGTTTTCATAAAGCTATGTTGTAATCTTTCAGTTTCATGTGATTTTTGCACAAAATGCTGTTTAACTGTAATACCACTGGAAAGGTTGAGAACTTGCTTATCTAGTAAAACAAGCCTGTTATTTATTGAGAAAGTATCCTTGGTTTTGGGATTGTTTGAAgagaataaaattacaattgcATCAATAGTCATGCACCTTATCTTTGCCTGAGAATTGCTGATCGTACTTGGCATGGTGGATTATGCTTTGCCATTACTCTTTGTTAGAGTTGATTCTGAAGATCAACATTGGTGATAGATGTTCTGCTTGTTAATCAGGACATAACTGATATGAAAATCTTCAAATCTTACCATGAATTTTTTCCCAATAACCaagctgttttcttttttattctatattgaACAGGATTTAGATGGAAGGTTTCTGACTGTAAATAAGGCTGCTCCTAGAGGATCAAGGCCTGAGCGCCCTCCTCGTGTGTCTGAACCTGGTTATAGAATCTATGTGGGCAACCTACCATGGGATGTGGATAGTGGTCGCCTGGAGCAAATTTTTAGCGAGCATGGTAAAGTAGTGAGTGCTCGGGTGGTTTTTGACAGGGAGACTAACCGTTCACGTGGTTTTGGCTTTGTAACTATGTCCACAGAGAGCGAGTTGAATGATGCCATAGCTGCACTTGATGGACAGGTATGAGATGAGTGCTTACTATTGTGGAAATACAATGCTGAATTTTTgagatttgtaatttttgtatGTGGAAAAGAAACTAATCGCACTATAAGCATGGTTGATTCATGCAAGTAAAACaatgaaagaatgaaagaaagatgGCTGATGATTAGGAGTTCTTCGGATTATATTTAGAAGATTGCCATCAATTTATTTCAATATCATGAACTTATAGTTTGGAGAACAAATAGATGAAACAGTAGATCAGTTCTTTGTCTATTCTATAAATGCCCTTCAAGTTTCTGTTCCATGATATACATGAGCTTCTGGTTTTGCAGAATCTGGATGGGAGACCAATCAGAGTAAATGTTGCTGAAGAAAGACCAAGGCGCACCTTTTGAAGTCATATGAATTAAATAGATGTCTGCGCGCCCCgccccgcccccccccccccatgtatttttgctgtttttttcttcagttttgtggtattaattttttttagccaGTTGCATGGGAAGCTCATTAGGAGTTTTGTACTTGAACTGTCTTAACGTGTTCCTTAAAAATTGTTGCGCAAATTCGAGTACATTGGGCTCTAtgagataatatttaatttgttggcaCAGCATCTAGTCTGAGAAGATGAAACTAGTAACTGGGTACT
This window contains:
- the LOC7484435 gene encoding 28 kDa ribonucleoprotein, chloroplastic; this translates as MSAASAFTFKPLLMAETCLCSLPSTFASKPPLKSLPISQRPSKLQLSYSHSLSPFSLKPKTHLSLTIPFVTQTSDWAQQGEEDNTTITLTESEQEEQGESNWVNEESNDFEGKVPEWEAEGEDAAATEAIRGEGESGDEEGFVEPPEEAKIFVGNLPYDVDSEKLAMLFEQAGTVEIAEVIYNRETDTSRGFGFVTMSTVEESEKAVEMLHRYDLDGRFLTVNKAAPRGSRPERPPRVSEPGYRIYVGNLPWDVDSGRLEQIFSEHGKVVSARVVFDRETNRSRGFGFVTMSTESELNDAIAALDGQNLDGRPIRVNVAEERPRRTF